A single Blastococcus colisei DNA region contains:
- a CDS encoding extracellular solute-binding protein, which produces MAVPACSAEAGEAGAGAAETITLYTCVSDTTIQPLIDAFEDRADGAQVELFRAPTGELNARVAADVRSGGLRADVIWGCDPLTVQAFVDEGLVGGWTPPEAAAIPGEFRTDDYVGVAVLYMLALHRTDVPAPQTWSDLAAGDYAVAVPDPSVAASALGALGWFASEPDYGLDFYVQLRGNGAVQVGTPNDVTAGVSQGIYDAGITIANAAYAAVEDGSPVAVAWPEPGAVAIYGPIALATGSADSQVAKDFISFVVGDDGQAVVGESGSYPTRPGAPTPTIPQGAPIVFPDWAAIGSDKDAIVGEYQQVFGG; this is translated from the coding sequence GTGGCCGTCCCGGCCTGTAGCGCGGAGGCCGGCGAGGCCGGGGCTGGAGCGGCCGAGACGATCACCCTGTACACCTGCGTCAGCGACACGACGATCCAGCCGTTGATCGACGCCTTCGAGGACCGCGCCGACGGCGCGCAGGTCGAGCTGTTCCGCGCGCCCACCGGTGAGCTGAACGCACGGGTGGCGGCCGATGTGCGCTCGGGCGGGCTGCGGGCGGACGTCATCTGGGGCTGCGATCCCCTGACCGTGCAGGCCTTCGTCGACGAGGGGCTCGTGGGCGGGTGGACGCCGCCCGAGGCCGCGGCCATCCCCGGGGAGTTCCGCACGGACGACTACGTCGGCGTCGCCGTGCTCTACATGCTCGCGCTGCACCGCACGGACGTCCCGGCCCCGCAGACGTGGTCAGACCTGGCCGCCGGCGACTACGCGGTGGCCGTGCCCGACCCCTCGGTGGCCGCCTCGGCGCTGGGCGCGCTGGGCTGGTTCGCCTCCGAGCCGGACTACGGCCTGGACTTCTACGTCCAGCTCCGCGGCAACGGCGCGGTACAGGTGGGCACGCCCAACGACGTCACCGCCGGGGTCTCCCAGGGCATCTACGACGCCGGCATCACGATCGCCAACGCGGCCTACGCGGCCGTCGAAGACGGCTCCCCGGTGGCTGTCGCCTGGCCCGAGCCCGGAGCCGTGGCCATCTACGGGCCGATCGCGCTGGCCACCGGCAGCGCCGACTCCCAGGTCGCGAAGGACTTCATCTCCTTCGTCGTCGGGGACGACGGACAGGCGGTGGTCGGCGAGTCCGGCTCCTACCCCACCCGGCCTGGGGCGCCCACGCCGACCATCCCCCAGGGCGCGCCGATCGTCTTCCCCGACTGGGCCGCGATCGGCAGTGACAAGGACGCGATCGTCGGCGAGTACCAGCA